The window CTGGAACTCAACTATGGAGGCGTTGACCTTTGGGGTTCCCATGGTTGCTATGCCTCAGTGGACGGATCAACCGATGAACGCCAAGTACATACAAGATGTGTGGAAGGCTGGAGTTCGTGTGAAGATGGACGAGGAGAGTGGGATTGTTAAGAGAGAGGAGATTGATTTTAGCATTAAGGAAGTGATGGAAGGAGAGAAGAGTAAAGAGATGAAGGAGAACGCGAAAAAATGGAGAGACTTGGCTGTCAAGTCACTCAGCGAAGGAGGGTCTACAGATGTTAACATTGATACATTTGTAACAAAGGCTCTGAGCAAATAAGTTACTAGAAGAAGTAGCAAAGATGTTACGTGCTCCTAATCACTATGCTTTGTTTCTATATTACTCCAGTTGTTTGTCGTAGTTAATTGCTACATTTATGTTATggaaactgtttttttaattacataagAAGTTGTTGTAGAAAGCTTGTCCAGTGTTGGCAGTTGGTCCTACAGGTCTCGTCGCAGCTCCATGCATTGGAATCTATCTGCTTCATTTCCTTCAACGTTTGCATAATATCGATTCCATTGACAACTATGTATGTTTCTTCTTattcaacaaaaacaaaagatgtCTGTACTAGAGAAATAtcattttttcaaataattatttggTGGGCTTATTTTCATTGGTTTCATATCAAaccgtgatttttttttacctgcaTGCAAAAAGTTGTACCTACTGCTTAGACACTTTGGGACCAATTGTGATTCTTACTTTATTAGGTTTGAACAAATACATAAAAACAAGACTATGAAAAAAGTCATTCTTTTCTATTATTCTTTGTTAGGTTTAACATATACATCACTTGGACTATGGACCACGACGTTATAGATAACATTATTTTAAGTTAAAATTGACTAGTAGTCTAGTATTGAACTATTGATTAAGAGAATCTTCCAACTTGATTACTTCCTATTTACTTACGTTTCCGTATGACTCTTAACGCTCCATCATTTTAGTTCCAGAAAATAACACTAAAACAAGACCATCTTCAGTTTTCTAGACCTCTGACACATTTTCTTTCCTtgtgaaagaaaagaaactcaGGTTTGTCTTCTTGCTCTCATCACAAGCTGTTGTCTTCTTTTGCAATAATCTTACCAACACCTATCAACATAAtctttacaaatttttttttgtaagcaagagcgagagagagagagagagagacagagatggagaagaagagagggCATGTGCTAGCAGTGCCTTTCCCAAGCCAGGGACACATCACACCGATGCGCCAATTCTGCAAAAGACTTCACTCCAAAGGTTTCAAAGCCACTCACACTCTAACCGCTTTCATCTTCAACACGGTCCACCTCGACCCATCTAGCCCCATCTCCGTTGCCAAAATCTCCGACGGCTACGACCAGGGAGGCTTCTCATCAGCCGGATCAGTCCCCGAATACCTCCAGAACTTCAAAACCTTTGGCTCCAAAACCGTCGCTGACGTCATCCGCAAGCATCAGGCTAGCGACGACCCCATCACTTGTATCGTCTACGATTCTTTCATGCCTTGGGCGCTCGACCTCGCGAGGGAGTTTGGTTTATACGCGGCGCCTTTCTTCACGCAGTCTTGTGGTGTTAACTATGTGAACTATCTTTTTTACGTGAACCGTGGAAGCTTGAATCTTCCCATAAAGGATTTGAGTTTTCTTGAGCCTCAAGACTTGCCTACTTTCGTCACCCCTACTGGGTCCCACCTTGCTTACTTTGAGATGGTGCTTCAGCAGTTCACCAACTTCAAAGAGGCTGATTTCGTACTCGTTAATTCCTACAAGGAGCTCGATGTTCATGTTAGTTTATGTCTTAACAACTCTGTTTTATGTCTAAACTCCTTTGTTTTTTTGTCCTAGTTAGGCTGTTTTTTTTTGACCTAGTTACTATTTTcccttaactattttttatttttttcctgtTTTCTGTTTATAGGAGGAAGAGTTGTTGTCAAAAGTTTGTCCTATATTGACAATAGGACCGACTGTTCCATCAATGTACTTAGACCAACAAATCAAATTAGACAACGATAATGATTTGAACCTCTTTGACTCCAAAGAGGCTGCCTTATGCACTGCTTGGCTCAACACAAGGCCAGAAAGGTCAGTGGTGTATATAGCGTTCGGGAGCATGGCTCAGCTGAGCAGCGTGCAGATGGAAGAGCTTGCTTCGGCCGTAAGAAGCTTCAGCTACCTGTGGGTGGTCAGAGCTTCAGAGGAGTCAAAGCTCCCATCAGGGTTTCTTGAATCAGTGGATAAAGATAAGTGTTTGGTTTTGAGGTGGAGTCCTCAACTTGAAGTTCTGTCAAACAAAGCAGTCGGTTGCTTCATGACCCACTGTGGCTGGAACTCGACCATGGAAGGATTGACTCTAGGGGTTCCCATGGTGGCTATGCCTCAGTGGACCGATCAACCGATGAATGCAAAGTACATACAAGATGTGTGGAAGGTTGGGGTTCGTGTGAAGGCGGAGAAAGAGACTGGGGTTGCAATGAGAGAGGAGATTGAGTTTAGCATTAAGGAAGTGATGGAAGGAGAGAAGAGcaaagagatgaagaagaatgCAATGAAATGGAGAGACTTGGCTGTCAAGTCACTCAGTGAAGGAGGCTCTACAGATATCAATATTAACATATTTGCATCAAAGATTCAAACCAAATAAGTAACTTACATGATGAGGTAGCAAAGTTCTCTGCTTCTAATTCCTATGTGGATCTATCTGTTTTCCTCATTCAGAATAATTTTCTAAGTTGATTCTTCtttagtgttacaaaaaaaaaattgatttttctttAGTTTGTATTTTCATCATGTGTTTACTTCTCAACCTCCTCAATAAAATCACACAAGGAAAATATTGCAATATATTGTTTTGAATACTCTCAATTATCACTAGTAACTTATGTATCCTAAATCTTTGAACCCAACACCAACGTTTGGATGCTAACACTCCTCAATAAACCTGCAGATTAAACGATAAACGGATTTAAAAAGTGGCACTTGTTCTATTGGCCGTTTAGTGGACCATTTGATTAAGTTTAGTTGTTGAGCTCTGCGCACAAGAATATAATTTGTAGGCTATTACTAGCCATGTGATCTTGTAGTAAAGTCAAATTGATTCGTCAAGTGAGAATCAAACTAATTTAACTAAATAAACCAGTCTATGTTTCCGTCGCAATTGCCATTAGTCTTCAGTCGATTTGATTCATGTTATCTTTGCTATAAAAAGGTACTATGTTTCTAGCTAATgcctaagaaaaaaaagagagcattATGTTTCTAGACTCCGAAACAAGGTCGGCTTGAAAAGTAAACAACGCCTTCAATCTTGCGTAGATAATTGCACGAACCAAgaactgacaaaaaaaaattacaagaaCCAAGAACCATCGTTCTTTTTTGTGCTTTcgattttgaaataatttttaatgaataaatttaacaattCATTAAAAAAGGAATTTTATTTCTATGGAACAAGTTATGGATTTGAGCAGTGATATATTCACTTAGTTGTACGGGCGTTTATCCAAATATGCAAGCAATATGATACAGAGCATAAAGAAAAAGAGGTGTTCATTGACTAGATTTAGAACGTGACACCACAAATTAAAACTATAGGCGTTTTTGTTGTCTCAAGGCTCATGAAGATCTCATTCACAACTAACTAAcaataaaaggaaaaatatatattatcaaataaCAAATTTATACATTGCATATATGGTTATATTCCGCCGAGTTACCGTGCAGGATTTCTTGCATCATGTGACACTCAAATTTCCAACTGTCTCAGATCACTTTTGTTTCTTGGTTTCTTCTCCAAGTTCAATATGAAgtcaatgtaaaatttatattatttaagaaaataaatatggttagaaattttggCATAGCAAAGAAAACTTATAatgttctatattttttttgtaacaatacAACTATATCTCGACCCGCGCAACTACGCAgatgtttgttttcatttttatatacataaatatttattttaaatcattagtagtatatatttttaaaagtttaatcatatatttaaatatttatataactatttgagatataataattaaataattttgtagTTTATATGTTGTAGTTAATCAATTGTTTAAAACCATCATATGTATTTGTtgcttttaattatatatttattttattatattaatttgcatttagttattaaacaaattaatatatgcatgaaacaacatatttgaaaattattttatatttaatttatgttaaattttgATCCGCCTTTCAAAGCTGAATTTctttttaacaatattttctttttacttttattcattttagataatatattattatataaagaaaaatcttaattgtatacatgtattatatagtttgctaatgtTAAGTCATTATGTCatcgtattatatttttaacatgaatattttatatttatgaaagtaaattttataaatttatcaatttaatataaatttatcattttcgttcaatataataattttattttaacatgattgattatgattataaaatagataaaaattggataaaattcttaattttataaacgataattgaatatatattaatgcaCAATAAAAGTTCAttgctaattacaaaattagtgaaaatatttacataaactttttaaaaattaaaacatttttaaatatttatcaacagatttgttagaataaactttaaatatacatatatatatatatatctatattttaaataaaaaatatcatgattaaattagttacaaatattttatattattagcttTAATGAATACATTGTTAATTTtcatacatgtattatatagtttgctaatgtTAACTCGTAGGACCAACacattatatttttgaa is drawn from Brassica rapa cultivar Chiifu-401-42 chromosome A05, CAAS_Brap_v3.01, whole genome shotgun sequence and contains these coding sequences:
- the LOC103866747 gene encoding flavonol 7-O-beta-glucosyltransferase UGT74F1: MEKKRGHVLAVPFPSQGHITPMRQFCKRLHSKGFKATHTLTAFIFNTVHLDPSSPISVAKISDGYDQGGFSSAGSVPEYLQNFKTFGSKTVADVIRKHQASDDPITCIVYDSFMPWALDLAREFGLYAAPFFTQSCGVNYVNYLFYVNRGSLNLPIKDLSFLEPQDLPTFVTPTGSHLAYFEMVLQQFTNFKEADFVLVNSYKELDVHEEELLSKVCPILTIGPTVPSMYLDQQIKLDNDNDLNLFDSKEAALCTAWLNTRPERSVVYIAFGSMAQLSSVQMEELASAVRSFSYLWVVRASEESKLPSGFLESVDKDKCLVLRWSPQLEVLSNKAVGCFMTHCGWNSTMEGLTLGVPMVAMPQWTDQPMNAKYIQDVWKVGVRVKAEKETGVAMREEIEFSIKEVMEGEKSKEMKKNAMKWRDLAVKSLSEGGSTDININIFASKIQTK